ATGTCGCTCCCCTTACGGGCGTGGCCGGTGACCGTCGAGCCGAACAGGTAGCCCGAGAGGACCTCAGGATAGGACTCGATGACTCGGGCCAGCTTTGAAAGCAGGGGCGCTGTCAGGGTTATGTTTTTGTTATCAAGTGTCATGCTTGTCATCCGACAACATCATGGATGCGTGAACCAACAGGATGTGGTAAGAATACCACGATTTGGGTTTAAGATAAACTTTAAAAATGCTTTGAAAAGGGAGCGGATGAATGGCCATGAAAGATTTCATTAAGGTCATGAAGGCATTGCGGGACCCCAACCGGGTCAAGATCGTCAAGATGCTCCAGCATGGCGAGCTATGCGTCTGTGAGATTCAGGAGGCCCTGGGGGTTGCCCAGCCCACGGTATCCAAGCACCTCAAGATACTGGAGACGGCGGGGCTTTTGAGGTGCCGAAAAGAGGGGCTGTGGGCCTATTATCGGCTGGATGATGGGAATAACAGCCCTTATGCCGCGACAGTGCTGGGAAATCTCAAACACTGGCTGGAAGACACGCCGGAGATCAGGGAAATGGTGGAGAAGCTCCCTGCCATTCAACAGGCGGACCTGTGCAGGACATCTGTGAGAAGATGCTCCTGTACAAGTGAAACAAGCAAATAGGGGGGAAAAATGGAAATCCACGCTGCACAAATCATTGCCCTGCTGATCACAGGGGTGGGCGTAGGATTCGCCTCGGGGATGTTGGGGGTGGGAGGATGTTTTATCATGGTCCCGGTCCAGTTCTGGGCCTTGACATCCATTGGCATTGATCCCACCATTGCCATCCGCATCGCATTCGGCACCAACCTCCTGGTAGTCCTGCCCACGGCCTTCAGCGGCGCCATGACCCACCACAAGAAGGGGGCTGTCCTGTGGAGGGCAGGGGTGACCTTCGGCATGGCCGGGGCCGTCGGCGCCTTTTTCGGGGCACTTATCGCCTCGCACCTTCCGGGGAAGGTCCTGACGGTCGCCTTCGGCGTTGCCGTCATCCTCGGCGCACTGCGGATGCTCACAGCCAAGCCGCCCCAAATCACCGATGAACCATCGAACAGCATTGTCGCATTTATATTGTGGGGGATCCCCCTGGGCATTGTCTCGGGTATTGTCGGGATCGGCGGGGGCGTGCTCATGATCCCCATCATGGTCTATTTCCTCAAATTCAAGATGCACCAGGCAGTGGGCACCTCGACGGCCCTCATGATCTTCACCGCCTTTGGCGGGTCCCTCTCCTTTCTGATCAACGGGCTTGGGGTCGAGGGGCTTCCCCCCTACTCAACGGGGTATCTCAACTGGCTACAGTGGGTCCTCCTGGCAGGGTGCAGTGTCCCCCTGGCCATTGTCGGAGCCAAGGTGGCCCACCTGTTGCCGGCCAAACAGCTCAAGTACATCTTTATTGCAGTGATGTTCTACATGGGCCTCAAGATGATCGGGGTCTTTACTTGGCTTCATCTGCCGATATAGCCTGAAAAGAGGGGCTGAAAGGGGAGGAATCCCGGACGAACAGCATTTGTGTCCGGGAGGTGCCCGTTTAAAATCTACACATCCAGTTCATACCCGATATTCCTGTATCCCACACGCCGGCGCTCATACATCTTGGCCAGCATAGGGATATTCAGGTCGGCATAATCGAAAATAATCACTTCACTCTTGCCTTCGTGGTTCCGGTGGAGACGACCGGCGTACTGGGCCAGTGTCCCCCGCCAGGAAACCGGTAATGCCAGAAAGAGGGTGTCCAGCCGGGCATCGTCGAATCCCTCGCCCAGATACCTGCCGGTGGCGATAATCAGCCTCTCTTCTCCATCCTGAATGCGGGCCAGCTCCTCCGAAGCGACACTCCTCTGCCTGACGCCCATGCCGCCTTTAAGGACGATCATGTTCCTGACAAGAGACCCGAGCCGGCCTGCAAGAAGCTCCAGATGATCCCGTCGTTCCGTCAGCAGGACCGGAGATCGACCCTGAGCAACCGTCCTCACCACGTCCTGAATAATCATGTCGTTCCGGGCCTCGTCTCCGATGAGGGCCTTGTAGAGTTCATGAATAGGCAGGTCTGGTCTCTCCGCCAAGACCTTCGGCAGCATAAATCCGGTCCTCCGGAGGATAACCCTGTGCCCGAAGGGCCGTTTTTCCGCCTGCTTCCGGTCATCCACCCGGAACCTGACAGGTCCGCACTGCATGAAGATAATCGGATGGTGGCCGTCTTTCCGGGTCACCGTGGCCGAGAGCCCGGTGACATACCTGGCCTTGCTCTGTCTGGCCACCAGTTCAAAGCTCCTGGCCGCGATCCCGTGGCACTCGTCAACCATCAGATACCCGTATTCCCCCACAATATCATCCACCACCCCTTTTGTGCCAAGGCTCTGAATGATCCCCACGTCGATGCGGCCCGACGGCTCGCGCCTTCCCCCGCCGATCCGGCCGATCTCTCGAGGTTCGATACCCAGAAACCGGCTCAGCCGATCCACCCACATATCCAGCAAATGCTTGCGGTGCACCAGGACAAGGGTGTTTACCCCTCTCGCCGCCATGAGATAGGCAGCCACAACGGTCTTTCCAAAGGCTGTTGACGCGGAAAGGACCCCGGTGTCGTGGTGCAACAGTGCCTCTGCCGCGGATTGCTGCTCAGGTCTGAGCCTTCCATGAAAAGAAAGATCTACAGGGTTGCCCCCGAAGCGTTTGTCCACGACGGTCGTCTGAATCTTCAGGGAATGGAGCAGATCGAGGACCTCCTCCAGACACCCCCGGGGGATTCCGATATGCCTGGAGAATTCCTCACAGCAACTGATGATATGTGGCTTGTCATAGGTGGGGAAGCGCATGGCCTGGGCCTTGTAAAACTCAGGGTTTTGAAAGGCGGCAAGGCGAATCATCCGATTTCTCAACGGGGCTGTCAGGGCCTCTTTTGCCACGTAGATCTGGTTTTCCAGGACCAGCTCGATCGCTTCCGGCAAAGGGCCGGAAATGGGCGCCCGCTCCCGCCGTCTGGAGGGAGGGAGGGTCCATGGCTCGTCATCCTCCTCATCGGTAACCGCCATCCGCACCCCCACCACGCGGCCTCGCCGCATGGCCTCGTCAACAAGGGCCCGGACCGCATCAAGATCCATCCGCCGGATCGACGACAGAAAGGCCCACTGGTCCGGGTGGGGTTCAAAACGATCATCCACAAAGAGGCTGTTTCCCTGTTCCCGGGCCCTTTTCTGCAGCGGAAGCGCAATGAGATTTCCAAAGCCCCCCTTTGGCAGGGTATCCTGACTGGGGAACAGCCGGTCATAGGAACGAAGGCCCAGTTCCGAACGCCGGTCCATGGTCTCGGTCAGGATAAAAGAGTACATCTTTCGCGCCACAGCAGCAGGCACGGGCCCGGAGAAAAAGGTCCATACATGCCCGCCGTTGCCGGATCGGGAACGCTCCGCAGCGGCCGGCACATCAAACCGCCTGCACGTCTCCACAAACTGGAACACGTCCGCGGTCCAGTCCGCTTGATCGAAGTCCGACGCGATGAACCAGCAGGTCTCATCCGGCAAGAGCGGGTACACCCCGATGGTAAAATCCCGATCACTCTTCTTTTCAGGATCACGGCCCAGGAGGTGGTTCCTGACAACCTCATCCGTAAGCGGAGAGAATTTCTGGTTGGGACAATTGCCGCATCGGACCGCAGGCTTCCGGCATATTCCCCTGATCCATTCATTGCGGCACACCGGCTGGTAGCCGCTCTTCCCTGTCTTTTTGCTCTCGAACCGCCTCGGGTAGACATCCTCCCGGCCCCTGAAAAGCGCCCGGAACAACCGGATCTTGTCCGCCTCCGAAGACTGGTTCGTCACGAATGGCTGGCCCTCCACCGGCGCATATCCGGGAGGGGCCTCTGCCACGCACAACCTGTTCTTTTCCGCCCTCAGGGTCTTGAGCCGCTCCAAGGCCTCGGCCCGGCGCTGATCCAAATCCGCCAGTCCCCTTTCAATGGCCTCAATCTCCCGGTCGATATCTCCAATTTTAGGCACTTCAGCTCACTTTAGGCACTTTAGGCACTTTAGCTCACTTTACTCCCTTATTTCCAATTTTTAGGTCAGAAAAAAAGGGAATTTTGATCGACTCGAAAGCAATAGGCACAAGGCAGAAAGATCAAAGGATAAGTTCAACCCGCTTTCAACTTTCAGCTTTCAGCTTCGAGCCGAGGGACGAGACCGGGCGCCGGCACGTCCCGTCTCAGGCACTCCAGACATCACCCTATCTCCGGCATCAGGGTCCACTTGATGATCCAGCCCTTTCCCTCAGGTCCTTGATCCAGGCAGA
This is a stretch of genomic DNA from Deltaproteobacteria bacterium. It encodes these proteins:
- a CDS encoding metalloregulator ArsR/SmtB family transcription factor codes for the protein MKDFIKVMKALRDPNRVKIVKMLQHGELCVCEIQEALGVAQPTVSKHLKILETAGLLRCRKEGLWAYYRLDDGNNSPYAATVLGNLKHWLEDTPEIREMVEKLPAIQQADLCRTSVRRCSCTSETSK
- a CDS encoding sulfite exporter TauE/SafE family protein; translated protein: MEIHAAQIIALLITGVGVGFASGMLGVGGCFIMVPVQFWALTSIGIDPTIAIRIAFGTNLLVVLPTAFSGAMTHHKKGAVLWRAGVTFGMAGAVGAFFGALIASHLPGKVLTVAFGVAVILGALRMLTAKPPQITDEPSNSIVAFILWGIPLGIVSGIVGIGGGVLMIPIMVYFLKFKMHQAVGTSTALMIFTAFGGSLSFLINGLGVEGLPPYSTGYLNWLQWVLLAGCSVPLAIVGAKVAHLLPAKQLKYIFIAVMFYMGLKMIGVFTWLHLPI
- a CDS encoding DEAD/DEAH box helicase — protein: MADLDQRRAEALERLKTLRAEKNRLCVAEAPPGYAPVEGQPFVTNQSSEADKIRLFRALFRGREDVYPRRFESKKTGKSGYQPVCRNEWIRGICRKPAVRCGNCPNQKFSPLTDEVVRNHLLGRDPEKKSDRDFTIGVYPLLPDETCWFIASDFDQADWTADVFQFVETCRRFDVPAAAERSRSGNGGHVWTFFSGPVPAAVARKMYSFILTETMDRRSELGLRSYDRLFPSQDTLPKGGFGNLIALPLQKRAREQGNSLFVDDRFEPHPDQWAFLSSIRRMDLDAVRALVDEAMRRGRVVGVRMAVTDEEDDEPWTLPPSRRRERAPISGPLPEAIELVLENQIYVAKEALTAPLRNRMIRLAAFQNPEFYKAQAMRFPTYDKPHIISCCEEFSRHIGIPRGCLEEVLDLLHSLKIQTTVVDKRFGGNPVDLSFHGRLRPEQQSAAEALLHHDTGVLSASTAFGKTVVAAYLMAARGVNTLVLVHRKHLLDMWVDRLSRFLGIEPREIGRIGGGRREPSGRIDVGIIQSLGTKGVVDDIVGEYGYLMVDECHGIAARSFELVARQSKARYVTGLSATVTRKDGHHPIIFMQCGPVRFRVDDRKQAEKRPFGHRVILRRTGFMLPKVLAERPDLPIHELYKALIGDEARNDMIIQDVVRTVAQGRSPVLLTERRDHLELLAGRLGSLVRNMIVLKGGMGVRQRSVASEELARIQDGEERLIIATGRYLGEGFDDARLDTLFLALPVSWRGTLAQYAGRLHRNHEGKSEVIIFDYADLNIPMLAKMYERRRVGYRNIGYELDV